In Drosophila simulans strain w501 chromosome 3R, Prin_Dsim_3.1, whole genome shotgun sequence, a single window of DNA contains:
- the LOC6729002 gene encoding cyclin-dependent kinase 20 isoform X2 — MEDYAPSRYKMLEKIGEGVHGCVFKAIDLQRNKEVAIKKVALKNKFGNIALNTLREIKTLQLCKSEYILDIIDIYPDLTGLSLVLEYQPDTLYNRLKSEVNPLSRQQVRKFAHQMFKGIAYLHDAGLMHRDIKPANLLISDTDMLKIADFGLARLYFPEEESRLYSPQVSTRWYRAPEILFGSQKYGTGVDMWAAGCVVAEMLRGVPLFAGTTDIEQLAIIIRTLGSPRLNQWPELTSLPDYSKIRFPNSVGIHWDNLFPSCTHAVEINLVSNLVVYNPKNRLKASEAVEHDYFH; from the exons ATGGAGGACTATGCACCCAGCCGCTATAAAATGCTCGAGAAAATCGGCGAGGGCGTCCATGGCTGCGTGTTTAAGGCCATCGATCTGCAGCGCAACAAGGAGGTGGCCATCAAGAAGGTGGCCCTTAAGAACAAGTTCGGAAACATAGCCCTAAATACGTTGAGGGAAATCAAGACCCTGCAGCTCTGCAAGTCTGAATAT ATTCTGGACATCATTGACATATATCCCGACCTAACTGGTCTCTCCTTGGTGCTGGAGTACCAGCCGGACACTCTGTACAACCGCCTTAAGAGCGAGGTGAATCCCCTGAGCCGCCAGCAGGTGCGCAAGTTTGCACACCAAATGTTCAAGGGGATTGCCTATCTGCATGACGCGGGTCTGATGCACCGGGATATCAAGCCCGCCAACCTGCTGATCAGCGATACAGATATGCTCAAGATTGCCGATTTCGGACTGGCACGTCTGTACTTCCCTGAAGAGGAGTCGCGCCTTTATTCGCCTCAGGTCTCAACCCGATGGTATCGGGCTCCAGAGATTCTCTTTGGCAGTCAGAAGTATGGAACCGGAGTGGATATGTGGGCGGCAG GTTGTGTTGTAGCGGAGATGCTACGCGGAGTGCCTCTGTTTGCGGGAACCACCGACATCGAGCAATTGGCAATCATCATTCGCACTTTGGGCAGCCCACGTCTGAATCAGTGGCCGGAGCTGACGTCCCTGCCGGATTACAGCAAGATACG ATTTCCCAACTCCGTGGGCATTCACTGGGACAACTTGTTTCCCAGCTGCACACATGCGGTGGAAATCAATCTGGTCTCGAATTTGGTGGTCTACAATCCCAAAAACCGACTGAAGGCTAGCGAG GCCGTCGAGCATGACTATTTTCACTAA
- the LOC6729003 gene encoding DNA-directed RNA polymerase I subunit RPA12 yields the protein MDIFSNCPGFCPSCGSILPELQVKGNVFCCNCKQEFQPDVYSGEKSEFTIHFNTYDPSKVFNRTKRESESDADGPVVERKCPKCNHDKMSYATLQLRSADEGQTVFFTCLKCKFKESENS from the exons ATGGATATTTTTTCCAACTGTCCCGGCTTTTGTCCCTCCTGCGGCTCCATTCTGCCCGAGCTGCAAGTCAAGGGCAATGTGTtttgctgcaactgcaagcAGGAGTTTCAGCCAGATG tttacagCGGCGAGAAGTCCGAGTTTACCATACACTTTAACACCTACGACCCCAGTAAGGTGTTCAACAGGACGAAAAGGGAGTCGGAATCGGACGCGGATGGGCCCGTCGTGGAGAGGAAGTGTCCCAAGTGCAACCACGACAAGATGTCCTATGCGACCCTGCAGCTTCGATCGGCGGACGAGGGCCAGACGGTGTTCTTCACATGCCTCAAGTGCAA ATTCAAAGAATCGGAAAACTCTTAG
- the LOC6729002 gene encoding cyclin-dependent kinase 20 isoform X1 — protein sequence MEDYAPSRYKMLEKIGEGVHGCVFKAIDLQRNKEVAIKKVALKNKFGNIALNTLREIKTLQLCKSEYILDIIDIYPDLTGLSLVLEYQPDTLYNRLKSEVNPLSRQQVRKFAHQMFKGIAYLHDAGLMHRDIKPANLLISDTDMLKIADFGLARLYFPEEESRLYSPQVSTRWYRAPEILFGSQKYGTGVDMWAAGCVVAEMLRGVPLFAGTTDIEQLAIIIRTLGSPRLNQWPELTSLPDYSKIRFPNSVGIHWDNLFPSCTHAVEINLVSNLVVYNPKNRLKASEVGSASRLRPVRYYNW from the exons ATGGAGGACTATGCACCCAGCCGCTATAAAATGCTCGAGAAAATCGGCGAGGGCGTCCATGGCTGCGTGTTTAAGGCCATCGATCTGCAGCGCAACAAGGAGGTGGCCATCAAGAAGGTGGCCCTTAAGAACAAGTTCGGAAACATAGCCCTAAATACGTTGAGGGAAATCAAGACCCTGCAGCTCTGCAAGTCTGAATAT ATTCTGGACATCATTGACATATATCCCGACCTAACTGGTCTCTCCTTGGTGCTGGAGTACCAGCCGGACACTCTGTACAACCGCCTTAAGAGCGAGGTGAATCCCCTGAGCCGCCAGCAGGTGCGCAAGTTTGCACACCAAATGTTCAAGGGGATTGCCTATCTGCATGACGCGGGTCTGATGCACCGGGATATCAAGCCCGCCAACCTGCTGATCAGCGATACAGATATGCTCAAGATTGCCGATTTCGGACTGGCACGTCTGTACTTCCCTGAAGAGGAGTCGCGCCTTTATTCGCCTCAGGTCTCAACCCGATGGTATCGGGCTCCAGAGATTCTCTTTGGCAGTCAGAAGTATGGAACCGGAGTGGATATGTGGGCGGCAG GTTGTGTTGTAGCGGAGATGCTACGCGGAGTGCCTCTGTTTGCGGGAACCACCGACATCGAGCAATTGGCAATCATCATTCGCACTTTGGGCAGCCCACGTCTGAATCAGTGGCCGGAGCTGACGTCCCTGCCGGATTACAGCAAGATACG ATTTCCCAACTCCGTGGGCATTCACTGGGACAACTTGTTTCCCAGCTGCACACATGCGGTGGAAATCAATCTGGTCTCGAATTTGGTGGTCTACAATCCCAAAAACCGACTGAAGGCTAGCGAGGTGGGTTCTGCTTCAAGATTGAGACCGGTTAGGTATTATAATTGGTAA
- the LOC6729004 gene encoding torso-like protein, translating to MRSWPGLFWLLTLALLADGGRRESQLRIGKAINIFLRYGYLGISMRVIPLNDNSEPDRWVFKEPTKNIYRNLSGLAESHEDTTPGIFHGDFHMEFCENRRQLFQAYFRDFSIERMDKPWEAFTGGWFPDNAAKKLGINTSFIQGDYSYVLVRVVRFRETGRLNAEIPVHQPLEPDVRSRMDKLQIGNITSAVRFMEDVGTHYVNSYTTGNSLYQVFVYSRKNYSMIKERIKSKGLNGLSKLDLYNYFAPWFAEHLGQIRSASANATVERWARRKLQYEYYVVKYVTLLKLHGNSTLLRSLDSLLGNDAILQLDLKSLKPIFREEPDKESWYHEVLDNNVKLWELNMPQSHPTR from the exons ATGAGGTCGTGGCCTGGCCTTTTCTGGCTGCTGACCCTGGCGCTCCTGGCGGATGGAGGTCGTCGCGAGTCCCAGCTCCGGATCGGCAAGGCCATCAATATATTCCTGCGCTACGGCTACCTGGGCATCTCCATGCGAGTGATTCCGCTCAATGACAATTCAGAGCCGGATCGCTGGGTGTTTAAGGAGCCCACCAAAAACATCTATAGG AACCTAAGTGGCCTGGCGGAGAGTCATGAAGACACCACACCAGGGATATTTCATGGAGACTTTCACATGGAGTTCTGCGAGAACCGGAGGCAGCTGTTCCAGGCCTACTTCCGTGACTTTTCCATCGAGCGAATGGACAAACCGTGGGAGGCGTTCACGGGCGGATGGTTTCCGGATAATGCGGCCAAGAAGCTGGGCATCAATACATCTTTCATACAAGGCGATTACTCGTATGTTTTGGTGAGGGTGGTACGCTTCAGGGAAACGGGCCGTCTTAACGCTGAGATTCCGGTGCACCAACCATTGGAGCCGGATGTGCGATCGAGAATGGATAAACTGCAAATCGGAAATATAACTTCCGCAGTACGATTTATGGAGGATGTGGGCACCCACTACGTAAACTCATACACCACCGGCAATTCGCTGTACCAGGTGTTTGTGTACAGCAGGAAGAACTACAGCATGATCAAGGAGCGAATCAAGAGTAAGGGTCTGAACGGACTGTCCAAGTTGGATCTTTACAACTACTTTGCGCCCTGGTTTGCCGAACATCTGGGCCAGATTCGATCGGCTAGTGCCAATGCCACAGTGGAAAGATGGGCGAGAAGGAAGCTGCAGTACGAGTACTATGTGGTCAAGTACGTGACCCTGCTAAAGCTGCACGGTAATAGTACTCTACTGCGATCCCTGGACTCGCTACTGGGCAACGATGCCATACTGCAGTTGGACCTCAAGTCGCTGAAGCCCATCTTCCGGGAGGAGCCGGACAAGGAGAGCTGGTACCACGAGGTTCTCGACAACAATGTGAAGCTCTGGGAGCTCAACATGCCGCAAAGTCATCCCACCCGATAG